In Bubalus bubalis isolate 160015118507 breed Murrah chromosome 3, NDDB_SH_1, whole genome shotgun sequence, a genomic segment contains:
- the LOC112583974 gene encoding uncharacterized protein LOC112583974 isoform X2 has product MWGLCIPENAFLLLPHMPCCLYADFFLLCFPQNLKKKSCIVLIAVSVWGQSEDIVRIVNTATDWIWESNAKRRSCSPQGLQTSGSSRVWERQQLWYKEVPWPLERDFWSHLGVLLRTKSSGKQEVRRSRNEAPASSLIRLQTWNIGFAYLSRSSSWSCLRLVVFHATQSCIFSL; this is encoded by the exons ATGTGGGGCCTCTGCATCCCCGAGAATGCATTTCTGTTACTTCCACACATGCCATGTTGTCTATATGcggatttctttttattgtgttttccccaaaacctgaaaaaaaaaagttgcatagTGCTTATTGCTGTATCAGTCTGGGGCCAGA GTGAGGACATAGTTAGAATTGTAAACACAGCCACAGATTGGATATGGGAGTCAAATGCGAAGAGGAGGTCATGTTCACCCCAAG gACTGCAGACCAGTGGGAGTAGCAGGGTCTGGGAGAGACAGCAGCTGTGGTATAAGGAGGTGCCCTGGCCACTGGAGAGAGATTTCTGGAGTCATCTAGGAGTTTTGCTGAGAACCAAAAGCTCTGGGAAACAAGAAGTGAGAAGAAGCAGAAATGAAGCTCCAGCAAGTAGTCTTATAAGGCTACAGACATGGAACATTGGTTTTGCTTATTTATCTCGATCCAGTAGCTGGTCCTGTCTTAGGCTGGTGGTCTTTCATGCCACACAGTCATGCATATTTTCACTgtga
- the LOC112583974 gene encoding uncharacterized protein LOC112583974 isoform X6, protein MGEDIVRIVNTATDWIWESNAKRRSCSPQGASKLAEGQNNLMCPVTTGSDDGYLLPRFQMKQAGVGVNGLQTSGSSRVWERQQLWYKEVPWPLERDFWSHLGVLLRTKSSGKQEVRRSRNEAPASSLIRLQTWNIGFAYLSRSSSWSCLRLVVFHATQSCIFSL, encoded by the exons ATGG GTGAGGACATAGTTAGAATTGTAAACACAGCCACAGATTGGATATGGGAGTCAAATGCGAAGAGGAGGTCATGTTCACCCCAAG GTGCCAGCAAGCTTGCGGAAGGACAGAACAACCTGATGTGTCCTGTTACCACTGGCTCGGATGATGGGTACCTATTGCCTCGTTTCCAGATGAAGCAAGCTGGCGTGGGCGTTAATG gACTGCAGACCAGTGGGAGTAGCAGGGTCTGGGAGAGACAGCAGCTGTGGTATAAGGAGGTGCCCTGGCCACTGGAGAGAGATTTCTGGAGTCATCTAGGAGTTTTGCTGAGAACCAAAAGCTCTGGGAAACAAGAAGTGAGAAGAAGCAGAAATGAAGCTCCAGCAAGTAGTCTTATAAGGCTACAGACATGGAACATTGGTTTTGCTTATTTATCTCGATCCAGTAGCTGGTCCTGTCTTAGGCTGGTGGTCTTTCATGCCACACAGTCATGCATATTTTCACTgtga
- the LOC112583974 gene encoding uncharacterized protein LOC112583974 isoform X3, with the protein MLYQGMSEDIVRIVNTATDWIWESNAKRRSCSPQGASKLAEGQNNLMCPVTTGSDDGYLLPRFQMKQAGVGVNGLQTSGSSRVWERQQLWYKEVPWPLERDFWSHLGVLLRTKSSGKQEVRRSRNEAPASSLIRLQTWNIGFAYLSRSSSWSCLRLVVFHATQSCIFSL; encoded by the exons ATGCTGTACCAAGGAatga GTGAGGACATAGTTAGAATTGTAAACACAGCCACAGATTGGATATGGGAGTCAAATGCGAAGAGGAGGTCATGTTCACCCCAAG GTGCCAGCAAGCTTGCGGAAGGACAGAACAACCTGATGTGTCCTGTTACCACTGGCTCGGATGATGGGTACCTATTGCCTCGTTTCCAGATGAAGCAAGCTGGCGTGGGCGTTAATG gACTGCAGACCAGTGGGAGTAGCAGGGTCTGGGAGAGACAGCAGCTGTGGTATAAGGAGGTGCCCTGGCCACTGGAGAGAGATTTCTGGAGTCATCTAGGAGTTTTGCTGAGAACCAAAAGCTCTGGGAAACAAGAAGTGAGAAGAAGCAGAAATGAAGCTCCAGCAAGTAGTCTTATAAGGCTACAGACATGGAACATTGGTTTTGCTTATTTATCTCGATCCAGTAGCTGGTCCTGTCTTAGGCTGGTGGTCTTTCATGCCACACAGTCATGCATATTTTCACTgtga
- the LOC112583974 gene encoding uncharacterized protein LOC112583974 isoform X4 gives MLYQGEDIVRIVNTATDWIWESNAKRRSCSPQGASKLAEGQNNLMCPVTTGSDDGYLLPRFQMKQAGVGVNGLQTSGSSRVWERQQLWYKEVPWPLERDFWSHLGVLLRTKSSGKQEVRRSRNEAPASSLIRLQTWNIGFAYLSRSSSWSCLRLVVFHATQSCIFSL, from the exons ATGCTGTACCAAG GTGAGGACATAGTTAGAATTGTAAACACAGCCACAGATTGGATATGGGAGTCAAATGCGAAGAGGAGGTCATGTTCACCCCAAG GTGCCAGCAAGCTTGCGGAAGGACAGAACAACCTGATGTGTCCTGTTACCACTGGCTCGGATGATGGGTACCTATTGCCTCGTTTCCAGATGAAGCAAGCTGGCGTGGGCGTTAATG gACTGCAGACCAGTGGGAGTAGCAGGGTCTGGGAGAGACAGCAGCTGTGGTATAAGGAGGTGCCCTGGCCACTGGAGAGAGATTTCTGGAGTCATCTAGGAGTTTTGCTGAGAACCAAAAGCTCTGGGAAACAAGAAGTGAGAAGAAGCAGAAATGAAGCTCCAGCAAGTAGTCTTATAAGGCTACAGACATGGAACATTGGTTTTGCTTATTTATCTCGATCCAGTAGCTGGTCCTGTCTTAGGCTGGTGGTCTTTCATGCCACACAGTCATGCATATTTTCACTgtga
- the LOC112583974 gene encoding uncharacterized protein LOC112583974 isoform X5, whose translation MVLGEDIVRIVNTATDWIWESNAKRRSCSPQGASKLAEGQNNLMCPVTTGSDDGYLLPRFQMKQAGVGVNGLQTSGSSRVWERQQLWYKEVPWPLERDFWSHLGVLLRTKSSGKQEVRRSRNEAPASSLIRLQTWNIGFAYLSRSSSWSCLRLVVFHATQSCIFSL comes from the exons ATGGTTCTTG GTGAGGACATAGTTAGAATTGTAAACACAGCCACAGATTGGATATGGGAGTCAAATGCGAAGAGGAGGTCATGTTCACCCCAAG GTGCCAGCAAGCTTGCGGAAGGACAGAACAACCTGATGTGTCCTGTTACCACTGGCTCGGATGATGGGTACCTATTGCCTCGTTTCCAGATGAAGCAAGCTGGCGTGGGCGTTAATG gACTGCAGACCAGTGGGAGTAGCAGGGTCTGGGAGAGACAGCAGCTGTGGTATAAGGAGGTGCCCTGGCCACTGGAGAGAGATTTCTGGAGTCATCTAGGAGTTTTGCTGAGAACCAAAAGCTCTGGGAAACAAGAAGTGAGAAGAAGCAGAAATGAAGCTCCAGCAAGTAGTCTTATAAGGCTACAGACATGGAACATTGGTTTTGCTTATTTATCTCGATCCAGTAGCTGGTCCTGTCTTAGGCTGGTGGTCTTTCATGCCACACAGTCATGCATATTTTCACTgtga
- the LOC112583974 gene encoding uncharacterized protein LOC112583974 isoform X1: MWGLCIPENAFLLLPHMPCCLYADFFLLCFPQNLKKKSCIVLIAVSVWGQSEDIVRIVNTATDWIWESNAKRRSCSPQGASKLAEGQNNLMCPVTTGSDDGYLLPRFQMKQAGVGVNGLQTSGSSRVWERQQLWYKEVPWPLERDFWSHLGVLLRTKSSGKQEVRRSRNEAPASSLIRLQTWNIGFAYLSRSSSWSCLRLVVFHATQSCIFSL, encoded by the exons ATGTGGGGCCTCTGCATCCCCGAGAATGCATTTCTGTTACTTCCACACATGCCATGTTGTCTATATGcggatttctttttattgtgttttccccaaaacctgaaaaaaaaaagttgcatagTGCTTATTGCTGTATCAGTCTGGGGCCAGA GTGAGGACATAGTTAGAATTGTAAACACAGCCACAGATTGGATATGGGAGTCAAATGCGAAGAGGAGGTCATGTTCACCCCAAG GTGCCAGCAAGCTTGCGGAAGGACAGAACAACCTGATGTGTCCTGTTACCACTGGCTCGGATGATGGGTACCTATTGCCTCGTTTCCAGATGAAGCAAGCTGGCGTGGGCGTTAATG gACTGCAGACCAGTGGGAGTAGCAGGGTCTGGGAGAGACAGCAGCTGTGGTATAAGGAGGTGCCCTGGCCACTGGAGAGAGATTTCTGGAGTCATCTAGGAGTTTTGCTGAGAACCAAAAGCTCTGGGAAACAAGAAGTGAGAAGAAGCAGAAATGAAGCTCCAGCAAGTAGTCTTATAAGGCTACAGACATGGAACATTGGTTTTGCTTATTTATCTCGATCCAGTAGCTGGTCCTGTCTTAGGCTGGTGGTCTTTCATGCCACACAGTCATGCATATTTTCACTgtga